TCTACGGAAACGGCTTGACTTTACGCTTGCCAATCCAGTGTACTCCCAAGCCCTTCCCCAAGGAAAAAATGCGAAAGCGGATCGCCGTTGCGGCTGTTGTTTCACTTCTCCTGGGGCTTGTTCCCTTCCCGGCCCTCGCCACGGGGTACATCTTCACCTTAAACGCCTGGGGCGGATGGGCGCCGGATACTCCCGTCACCGTCCAATCCACGATCTACACCGACGATAATCTCGGCCCGTCCAACCTGCATTACACGATCTCGCTGGGGAGCACCATCTACGCCACCCACACAACCAACCTTCCACGGATGAATCGATACGAGACTCGCAACGATCAATGGGAGACGGTGAATTCCGGCTGGCCCGAGGGGGATTACACCATCACCGTTTGCTGGAGCACCGGCAACGCCACCAACTGCAACATCGCCGGCCCGCTGTCGACGGTTCGCCATTTCGTTCCCACGCTGGGCTGGGGCCTGACGGCCGCCGCGTTGGGAATTCTGCTGGCCGGATTGTGGCATAGGCGGAAGGAATTCGAGCCCGCCGCGGAAAGGATCCGGCCGTGAGCACCGCCGCGCTCTCGGTTTTCTGCGCGGTTTATTTTGCCGGCCTGGTCTTGCTCCGTAAAGCGCGCGTCGGATTGTTTGCCTACCTGTGGGATTCCTTCGGCCTGGCGGCGATCCTGATTTTCGCCGGGCAGATCGGCGGCTGGAACGCGCCCCTGGGGGCCTTCCAAGCCTGGATCGTGGCCCTGGTCGGCAACCTCTTCGGCGCCGGACTGCAAATCGTGCCGGACGGCGGACTGGTGGTTCCGGATCCCACCGGCTGGTCGATCCTCCAGGTGGGGATCGAATGCTCGGCGCTGATTGAGATCTCGATCTTCGCCGGGTTGATCCTGTTCTACCCGCGGCTGCCGGCCGGCGAGCGGCTGGGCCGCCTCGGAGCCGGCGTCGCGGCCACGCTGGCCGTCAACCTGGTCCGCCTGGCGGTCATCGCCGCGCTGGTGGCGGCCTTCGGCAAGCCGGTCACGCCGCTGGCGCACGCCGTCGTCGGCCGGCTGGTGTTCTTCGCCGGCATCCTCTACCTTTATTGGCGGATGCTGACCCTGCCGACGCTGAAGATGGTGCGGCGGGAGCTGGAAGTGACCCAACGCAACGCGCGCTGAGGGCAAGGAAGGCATGAACGCATTCGGATTGGATTTCCTGATCATGTGGGGGGTGTGGATCATCATCCCGCTGGCGGCCGACATCTCCCAGGCGCTGTGGGATTCGTTCCTCGTCTGGCGCAACGGCCGGCTGGCCAAGCTGTTCCCGCCGCTGATGCAGACCCCGCTGCCGAAAATCTCGATCATCATCCCGGCCCACAACGAGCAGCTCAACATCGACCGCTGCATCACCTCGCTCAAAGCCCAGACCTACCCCCACGAGCGGATCGAGATCCTGATCGTCAACGACGGATCCACCGACCGCACCGAGGAGGTGGTCAACGGGCACATCCACGGCACGCCCCACTGGAACGGACACATCCGCCTCTACAACCGCGTCATCCCCGCCCACGAATTCGGCGGGGTGATGATGCTGCTGCGCGGAGAGCACACCGGCAAGCCGGCGGCGGTGAACCTGGGCCTGCGCCACGCCCGCGGCGACCTGATCTTCACCGTCGACTCCGACGCGGTCCTCGAGCCCGAAGCCCTCCAACAGGCGGTGATCGCCTTTCAACGGCGGCCCGACCTGGCGGCGGCCACGGCCCACCTGATCATCGACCGCGACCTGCTGGTGGAGAACGACGGCAACGGGCACATCCACCTCGACAGCGACGACCTGCCCCTTCCGAAGCGCCTTTCGTGGATGGAGCGGTTCCTCTCCACCGCCCAGTTCATCGAATACTTCCAATCCTTCCGGATCGGGCGCCACGCCGAAGCCATCCGCGACGAACTGTTCACCCTCTCGGGCGCCTGCGCCATCTACCGCCGCGATGCGCTGCACGCCATCCGCGGCTACCGCGGTCGGACCGTCTCGGAGGACACCGACGCCACCCTCACCCTCCAGCGCTTCCCGGGCAAGGTGACCTACCTGCCGCAGGTCCGCATCCACCTGGCGCCGACCGAGAGCTGGAAGGCGCTGTATTCCCAGCGGGTCCGCTGGCAGCGCGGCGAATTGGAGGCCCTGGCCGTGCATTACGACATGCTGGGCTCCCGCAAGCGCCTGTGGCGGATTGGGCTTCCGCGCCGGCTGCAGCGCGACCACACGATGGCCTTCCTGCGGCTGGTGTGGGCTTTCCTCCTGCCGATGTTTCCGCTCCTGGGATACAGCGTCGCGATGGTGGCGCAGGCGATGGCGCTGATCTACGGGATGTACATCCTGGCCGACGGGGTGCAGATCGCGGCAGCCTGGAGCATCTGCGCCCCCAGCGAGCGGCGGATCCTGCGGCAATCGATCGTCTACCTGCCTCTGCTGCCCCTGTACCGGATGGCAGTATACTTTTTCCGGATGAGCGGCAATCTGAAAACCCTCACCGAACCGCCGCGCTGGACGGCCTCCGCGGGATGGATCGACAAACTGCGGTTGCCCGGCGGCGGAAAATTCGCCGGGTGGCTGAGGACCCTCACGGAATTTTGGGCCGGATAGCATGAAGCCGAAACACCCCGTCCGCGACCAGGTGTTGCCGGTCCTCCTGGTCGTTTTTTTTCTGTCCTTCCTGCTGATCGCGGTTTGGTCGCCGGGCTCGTGGCGCGGCGCCGACACCTGGGGCCACCTCTACCGGGCGGAGTACCTCGCCGGCGAGATGCGGACCCAGGGTCCGGCCGCATACTTCCGCGCGGCCTGGATGCCGAATTGGTACATGGGGGATCCCTTCCTCACCTACTATCCACCGCTGACCACGCTGGTTCTGGCGCCGCTGGTTTTCCTCTTCGGCGACTCCGCAACCGCTTTGCGGATCTTGATTTCGGCATTCTTCCTCGGGTTTTCGGCGTTGACCTTCGTCTATTTAAGCCGGGCGTTCAACCGCTGGGCCGCCCTCCTCGGCACAGTCCTCGCCGCCTGCGCGCCGTATCAATTGCGCACCATCTACTACGAAGGCAACCTGCCGCGGATGCTCTCGCTGCTTGCCCTGCCGGCGATCGCGATCCTCACCGACCGCCTGCTGGTGGAGCGCGTCCGGCGCGTCCCCGTCATGATCCTGCTGGGGATCTGCTGGGCCTGGTCGATTCTCGCCCATCCCCAGCAGGCATTGATCTTCGCCCTCGGGTTGGGAATGTATCTGCTCCTGCGGCTGATCCTGGATCCGGAGGTTCCCGTCTACCATTTGGCGCATTGGACGGCGGCGGTCCTGCTGGGTGCGCTGTGGAGCGCTCCCTGGCTGCTGCCGGCCTACAGCCACGCAGAGCTTGCCAACATTCCGTACCTGCCGCTTGAAAAAATCCCCCTCTTTTCCGCGCACCTGGCGGGCTTTCTGCCGTTTCTGGATGCCGCCAAGGGGTACATTCTCTTTGGATTCGGCGCCCTGCTGATCGGCCTCTTGGCGATGTCCGTCCGGCCGGATCCGCGCCGGTCGGCATGGTACCTGGCGGGATGGATCGCGATCGCTTTTTCCTTCGGCCCCAAAGGCGTCTTCTTCAGCCTGCTTCCCCTGCAGAACCAGCTGCTCCCCGAGCGGTTCGTCAATTTCGCCGCGTTCGCGATTCCGCTCGCCGCCGCCGGATTGCTCCCCCTGGGGAGGAGCCTGCGGTGGATCCGCGGTCCGCTGTTGGTCATCCTGGTCGCCGCGGAATTGTTGCCCGCCGCGCGGCTCTTGCCCGGAGTGCCATATCCGCAGGAGCAGGCCGTGCTGGAAGCCGCCGCCGATCCCGGCGGCGGCCGCACGGCTTTGCTGACGTACCCCGAGCCGAACTCGCTTGAGGTGTATTTCTCCGGGAGAACTTCGGATCTGATCAACGGCTGGGCGCTGGAAAACACCCCCCATCACGTGGAATTGCGGCGCGTGCTCTCCGCGCCGGAATGGGGGCCGGAATATTTAACGGCGCTTTTCTCCAAGTGGGACGTTCGCACCGCGGTGATTTCCGGCGGCGGGGAGGCGGATCCCGCGCGCGCATCCGTCGCGGCGATGGGATTCGTCCGCATCACCACGCTCGGCCGCTACGATGTTTGGCGTTCGCCCGCGCCTTCGGCCAGGGTCCGGGTGATTCCGGAGCAAAGCATGTTGGTTGTCGGCGAGGGAGCGTCCCCCTTCCTGGCGGCTTTTCCCTTCGCCGAGGAGGCTTCGCCGGCGGAGTTCGCGGCCGGACAATCCCTTCGCCTGGGGGAATATCCCGTCATCGCCCTCTACCGGTTCGCCGCCAGCGCCACCGAAGTGAAAACCTTCGAGGACGACATTCGCAACTATCTTGATGCCGGCGGGACCGTTCTGGTGGATTTGAGCGGAATGGAGGACCTCTTCGGCCGGACTCTGGATATCTTCGGCGTGCACGCCTTCCGCCTGTCGTTCACCGGACGCATCCCCCTCCGTTGGGCGGACGAATCCTCGGGTCTGCCCGCTTCGCTTTCGCTGACCGGTCTGGACGAGGGCGGGTGGTCCGGCGCCGTGTACGAGGAGTTGGATTCGGTTCTGGCGTGGACCGATTGGGAGGGCGCCTCCTTCCCCGTCCTGGGCTGTAAAAATGTCGGAAGCGGCAAAGTGTGGTTCGTGGGGGTCAACCTTTTGTATTACTCGCAGCTTTCCGGTATGGATTCCCTCCGCGCCTATATCCGCAGCACCGTCCTCCACGGATCCGCGGTATCTACCGACCTGGAATGGCAGGCGGTGCAGGTCGCGGGGTACTCGGAATCCTCCGCCGGAATAAGCTTCGCCTACGACGCCGCCGACACCGCGAGCGCGCTGGTTTCGTATACCTATTCCCCCCGCTGGCGGGCGACGATCGACGGGATCGAAGTGCCGCTCGGCGTCCGGGACCATCTGATCCGGCTGACCCTGCCCGCCGGCACACATTTTGTGGAGATCCGCTACGATCCCTTCGGAACCGTCTGGCCGGGTTTGGGCTGGGCAGCTTGCGCCCTCGGAATCGCCGGCGCGGCGGCGTTCTGGGGATTCGAATTCCTGCGGCGCAACAGGGTGCCCGCCAAGCACGATTTTCTCGAGGTATTCCAAAAGCCGGACAGCCCCGACGGCGGTACCTACGCTCCCTGCGCCCATTGCGGCTTCCGCCTCGCGGAAAGCCGTCCCCCGACCCCGATCACCTATCCCTTCCACGCCTCGCACTGCCCGATCTGCGATTCGCGCATGGACGACGAAGGATTTGTCCCCGGAAAGGACCTTTCCCGCGAGGATAAGGCGCACGCCCTCCACCGCTGGCTGCGGGCCAACCGCTATGATCCGCGGACGATCCACACCAAATGGGGATTCTCCGTGGAGGAGTTTTTCCAGCGGTAGGCCGACACAGCCTCTCCGCAGGAAATCCCCGAGTTGCGCATAACCCGATTAGCCCGTTGTCTCCGTAAAAGCAAATAGCAGGCGGGCATGGATTGCGGTCGGCTGAAACCGGGGCGGGTTTTTTCTTCCGCTTCTGCTGGACGAGGAATACCCCGCAACCTGCCCCGCTTTCTCATCTGAAGCCGAGGAAAAAGCCGGGCAGGCCTCGCAGTTCTTGGGGGTTGCACTTCGCGATGAGGCTGTCTAAAAAGTAAATCAATGGTTTTTGTGAAAAAATCCCTGCCGGAGATAGTCCGTCATTCCCGCGCCGGCTCTCGGCTCATTCTTCGCCAGGGGGGGGCGGGAATCCATGGCTTCCATGGCTGGATACCCGCTACGAACACCCCGCTTCTCGGGGCAGGCGCGGGCATGACGATCCGGAGACAACCCTTGTTCATTTTTCAGGTTTAGGGGGTTTGGTCGCTTTAGGTTCTTCGGTCGGCTTGTCCGTCTTGGTCGGCTTGTCCGTCTTGGTCGGCTTGGGCGTCTTGGTCGGTTCGGGCGTGTCGGTGGGCTCCGCAGTACTCTTGACCGGCCGATCGGTTTTGGTCGCCTTCCTGGTAACGGAAGGTTTGGTTTTCCCGTCTTCGGCTTCGCCGGTCGATTTTTTCTGCTGGCCGGGCGGAAGCTGTTCCGGACCGTTGCCCTGTTTTAGGTCTTCCACAATATCGTTTGACTTCCGGGATTGTCCGACGGCTTGGTCCAACGCCGCCCGGGCCTGTTCGGGAATCCGATCGCTCAGCCCCGTGAGAACCTCGGTGTGGCGGGATAGCCGGGCTTGCAGAGCGTCCAGCCGGCCGGGATCGGAATCCGCGGGCAATTGTCCCAGAGCCGCATCCAGCCGTTCCAAGGTTCTGGAATATTCCTGTAACCCCACCGCCAGATCGTCCGCGCGCCCCGTGCGTACAAGTTCTTCGACCTCCGCCAGCCGCGTGTCGGCGTTTTTGGCCAGCAGGTCAACGTCTCCGGCGGGAGTGAAAGAGAAGAACAGCGATATTTCTTCGAAGCCCCGCTTTACCGAGAACAAGCCGTCGCCCGGGAGCGCTTGCGCCGATGCCGCGGACACCCCCCATCCCATCGCCAGAAACGCGGTGAGGACGGCTACGCCGGCCAAGACGGCCGAACGGACCCACCCTGCCCGCGGCAGGATCGTGCGGACGGCATTCCGCGCGGAGCGTTTGCGCGGCAAGGCCCGGATCCTCAGCCGCAGGCGCGCCTCCGACGCCTCCATAAATTCCGGCGAAGGCCCGCGCACCGAAATGCCGCGGCGGAGCCGCTCGGTGGCCTCCAGCAGAGGCCGGATTGCGTCCGCGTCTTCCGGATGCGCCGAAAGGGAATCCTCGATCGTCGCCCGCCGGTCCTGCAACCGCTGCAGGGCGGCGTCGAAAATTTCCGCTTGGCGGCGCTCGTCCGAGTTCATGCCGGCTCCTGAAGTCTTCCGCGGAGCGAGGCCAGCGCCCGATGCAGCAGGACGCGGGTCGCCCCTTCGGTGAGGTTCATCCATTTGGCGACAATCGCGGTCGGCATCGCCAGAATGATCCGCAGGATGATCACCTCGCGGTAGTTGGGGGGAAGGTCGTTCATCGCCCGGTGCAGGTCGGTCATGTTTTCGCTGCGGATGATCTGTTCGTCGAGAGGCCGCAGAGTCTCGGCCTTGGGTTCCGACCACTCCGCCGCCGCCTCCCCTTTGCTCTGTCTGTAATGGTCGATGAGCACGTTTTTCGTCACCTGATAGAGGAAAGCGGAGAACGGCCAGCCGCGTTCGCGGTAGGCGCCGAGGGCTTGGAACGCCCGGAAGAACACGTCCTCGGTCAGGTCTTCCGCTTCCTGGGAATCTCCGAGACGGAGCAGCAAGTAGCGGTAGATCGGATCCATATAGCGCCGGTAGAGGAGGCCGAACGCATCCGCATCCCCGCCTTGGGCCTGCGCCACCAGGATCGCATCACTCGGCTCGGATTTCGGTGTTTCCATCATGACAACGGATTCCCGTCAGGTTCGTTACAGTATATCGCGGGATCGTCTTCCACGGATTTCAACCGCTTCACCCTGCTCCATCCTTGCGGAATTCTGGTTTGCAAGA
The window above is part of the Anaerolineales bacterium genome. Proteins encoded here:
- a CDS encoding glycosyltransferase, encoding MNAFGLDFLIMWGVWIIIPLAADISQALWDSFLVWRNGRLAKLFPPLMQTPLPKISIIIPAHNEQLNIDRCITSLKAQTYPHERIEILIVNDGSTDRTEEVVNGHIHGTPHWNGHIRLYNRVIPAHEFGGVMMLLRGEHTGKPAAVNLGLRHARGDLIFTVDSDAVLEPEALQQAVIAFQRRPDLAAATAHLIIDRDLLVENDGNGHIHLDSDDLPLPKRLSWMERFLSTAQFIEYFQSFRIGRHAEAIRDELFTLSGACAIYRRDALHAIRGYRGRTVSEDTDATLTLQRFPGKVTYLPQVRIHLAPTESWKALYSQRVRWQRGELEALAVHYDMLGSRKRLWRIGLPRRLQRDHTMAFLRLVWAFLLPMFPLLGYSVAMVAQAMALIYGMYILADGVQIAAAWSICAPSERRILRQSIVYLPLLPLYRMAVYFFRMSGNLKTLTEPPRWTASAGWIDKLRLPGGGKFAGWLRTLTEFWAG
- a CDS encoding sigma-70 family RNA polymerase sigma factor codes for the protein METPKSEPSDAILVAQAQGGDADAFGLLYRRYMDPIYRYLLLRLGDSQEAEDLTEDVFFRAFQALGAYRERGWPFSAFLYQVTKNVLIDHYRQSKGEAAAEWSEPKAETLRPLDEQIIRSENMTDLHRAMNDLPPNYREVIILRIILAMPTAIVAKWMNLTEGATRVLLHRALASLRGRLQEPA
- a CDS encoding archaeosortase/exosortase family protein, with product MSTAALSVFCAVYFAGLVLLRKARVGLFAYLWDSFGLAAILIFAGQIGGWNAPLGAFQAWIVALVGNLFGAGLQIVPDGGLVVPDPTGWSILQVGIECSALIEISIFAGLILFYPRLPAGERLGRLGAGVAATLAVNLVRLAVIAALVAAFGKPVTPLAHAVVGRLVFFAGILYLYWRMLTLPTLKMVRRELEVTQRNAR